The Antennarius striatus isolate MH-2024 chromosome 8, ASM4005453v1, whole genome shotgun sequence nucleotide sequence AATAGAttgagacgtgtgtgtgtgtgtgtgcatgtgtgtgtgtgtgtgtgctgaagccACACCTGTCAGCACAGACGTTTATGAATTCAAATATTTGGACAGATATCATGTGAACCTGAATGTACAGTTCATGCTTTTATCTTGTGGGACACCACAAACCTTTATGAGTTGTAATAAAATGTGGAAACACGCcaacatttaacatttcatcCACTTTGCTTGCGTGTGTTCGGTTTAACACGCGGTGTAACCGGTGAAGAAGATAATTACTGCTATTAAAGCtcatcattttctatttttacaaaGAGACtttctgtatttactgtatgtattgtCCATCGAATCTAACCGTCTTTTCAATAAAACCTACACAATCAGTACATtacatgacattttatttaaaagcaacaaatacaaaataacagtatactgtatagGGACATGTTTACGTACAATACATACAGGCAAGACTAGCTTTCTATcagtctcttgtttttttttttgttaagtttAAAGGAAAGGGCCTGGGACACAATCGGTGATAACGTCTGCTTGAATCATCATGAGTTAAAATCCTGCTGGTTTTGGATTCGGCTGGAGGTTGTGGCTAATGGCTGAATTGCTGAAACATCTCCCCTACGTTGGCAGTATCGATGATGCGTGTGTGGCACATGGTTCTAGGGTGGATGACATGAGTTGTGCTGGCTCTATTGGTAACACCCCTGAGATAGTGGAGGTATCCGGACTGATCCTGTACTCCCATGTCCCGCTTTGACGCCTGATGTGTTGTTGGTCTCTGGCAGTGCTGCACCATTCCTCCAGTGACCGCGGATGATAGCCTGCTCGTTCCtgtcgtgtttgtttgtgaacaGTGCAATATGGAAGTAGAACTAGGAGCATTTCAATGAAAAGGTCCCATTCATCCACCCTCCCCCTCTCTGCTCTCAGTATCCCGTTCACGCCGTGGCCAACCGCTCCAAGCGTGGCGGCCACTTTGGATCATTATCAACATTTCCTGTGAGATGCCTGAAAGATGACTACTGTCCATCCTCCCTAGTGTATTCAACATGAGTCGTCTGTGCAAGGGGGGGCTCTGGTTTCCCAGGTTCCCTCACACTTCCTCCGGGTCCATTGGCCCCTCGGCGCCATGTGGAGCGTCCGTGTGAAGCCGGAGGATGGGTTTGTTACACATGGGGCACACGCTGCGGATCTCCAACCACTTCAGCAGGCACCTGTGGCGGTAAAAGAAAAGTTAGACGGCTTTTAGATTAGCATGAAATTAAAAGAGTCAATAAAAACTAAATTGCTTATGATGTGGACATGATTAAAACTCCACCGTATGTaaaaaatgaagttatgggCTGCAGACGTGTCTACAGTAATCGGATTTGGATGATTTGATTGGTTATACTCAGGGAAGGGGCGGGTCTTCAGGGAATGCATGTGGGATACATTCAAAGTTACTTCATAATCCTGAAGTACGTACtctaaagaataaaaaattctgtatacaaaaagaaagaaagatactgtatatattaaaaaaaactgctaaaATTAAAAAGACGAGTAGCAGACATTTAAATTCTTCATTGGCCATAAGCTCAATTTTTGCGATTGAATTGAGGACGACACTCTTCTCATGTGATTCTCAGACGGTTGGATGAAGATCGTTCTCTCCCCAAACTGCTAAACCTCATCTGCAGTTGACGGGTTGAATACTCACTTCTTGTGAAATGCATGTGAGCATGGGCAAACTCCCAGTTCATCTCTGGTCCTGAATTCTTCTAGACACACTGCACAGGTttgctaaaaacaaaaaatatactAGGTCAGTGTTTTGATAGCGGGCTAACGGGACTATTTCTACCTCACTGTGTCCAAAAATAGATCTGACTCTATTGAAAACCAAAAATATCCTGAAGCACACTTGCTTAAAAAtttaaggaagaaaagaaaaaaaatctaagaatCCCAGGAGACAAGGATTCTGCTTCGCTCTGACACGCATCTCAAACGGCTCCCTTTAAAGACAAGAGGGGCTTTAAGGACACCTCCTCTGGGCGTGTGCAGAATCTTCATCAAGTTTAATCACAGCCAACCCCTCCCCCAGCACATACTGTCCCATCTCAAACATAAAATGTGCACATCTCCGTGCAGAAAATGCGACTTACTCCCAGGAGGCTCAGTTTCTTGCTTGCTCCCTTCAGCACCACCTACAGTTGGGGAAAGGCAGAGCAGGGAGAAACCATTGGTCAAGAGAATGATGTGTCAGCAATTTTCAGGTGGCAGAAAAATCTATGAAAAACACTTGGGATGTCCTTATGGGACTGTCTCAACCTGCAGTGTGAACTGTGTGAATCAGAGCATGGCCCCACGCGGAGTCAAGGTCACCCATAAAGGGTGGTGTCAGGTTTCACAGTTGACTAACAGAGCGAACGACTGTGGATATATTTATAACCCGCCTCAGAAGATGGTGTTACATGTTCACCCGCGGTGACATCCATCGCCGCCACATACCTCATTGTAGCTGAACTGCTCCCTCGTTCCTTGTTGCTTCAACCTggaggagggcggggggggggagggggtacaGAAAAATCATTAGTCAGCGGTTCCCTGCTCGAGAATGAGAACCCTGCAAGGTGGGTAGGGTGTAATGATTTTTAGAACCTTTTAGTGAAAGCAGACGTGTGAAGGCATCAGAATGTCAGTAATGGCGCTAAATGTGGGAAGTTCCCTGCAAGACTTGTGTTTGCCGCTGTGGTTACATTAAAATCTTATTACCAAGGTATAAATTTCAGCTTGCAAAATATTGCAACACAACTGGTGTTGCAACATAGCAATGTCGCAATTCTCGCCACGAAAACTCAACCTGGATTGACTGCATTCTGTTTTGCACTCCCTTTTTTCTTTATCTCATGTTCTGTCATGTTCGGTCACGCAGCCAGTCTTCCTCCACTTACCTGAAGAGGTAGCAGCAGAAGATGAGGCTGAGCATGAAGACGAAGAGGCCGATGCCCAGCACAATGACATAGACATTGAGCGGGAGGTGGTAGATGTCAGATGTCATGCTGCAGTCGTGTTCAGAGCGCTGGGAACCCAAACCACACAGGCATCCTGCCAGGGGACGGTTTGGAGGACAAACAATACAAAGGTGAATGCATTTCACCGTTAACAAGTTAGATGAAGTTGGTTTAATAAAGATTTGATCTCGCTGATGAATCACAAAACTGAAAGTTGGCTGCTTTGTTTGTCAAATTACACAA carries:
- the zgc:175214 gene encoding RING finger protein 122, encoding MQPFQWCNGCLCGLGSQRSEHDCSMTSDIYHLPLNVYVIVLGIGLFVFMLSLIFCCYLFRLKQQGTREQFSYNEVVLKGASKKLSLLGQTCAVCLEEFRTRDELGVCPCSHAFHKKCLLKWLEIRSVCPMCNKPILRLHTDAPHGAEGPMDPEEV